The sequence below is a genomic window from Microcoleus sp. bin38.metabat.b11b12b14.051.
CCCGATCGCGTTCCTCCTCACAAGAGCCGCCCGGATTTGGCAAGTTTCCAGCAGCGGCGGGCAATGCTGGCTCTGGCGATCGCCGATCGCCCTGACTTCCAAATTGCGCCACCAGAGGCAAATCAGTCAGTCAGTTCCTTTGCGATCGACACTTTACTGTACTTGCAACAAATGTATCCAGGCGATCGGTTGCACTGGATTATTGGCAGCGATGCTTTCAAAACTATTCCCAAATGGCACCGCTCCGCCGAAATCGGTAGGTTGTGCCACTGGTTGGTGGGCCCGCGTCCGAGTCAGGGCGATCGGCAGACAGAAGCAAGCAGGGACATCGGGGCAACCTTGACGTTTGAGTGGGGGGAGAGTCCGAGGGATGTGCCGATCGATGCCGGCGGCCGCAGGATGCAGGTTGAGACAAATGCTGTAGGGATCGAAGTTGCCGCACAAATGGCCCTTCTGGGCGTGGAGATTCGCTGGGAGGTGCTGTCGATGAGGGCGATCGATCTTTCATCGAGCCACATCCGCCACCTCGCGGCCGAAAATCGCGACCTCCGCTACCTCATCCCAGAACTTGTCCGGGGTTATCTGGCCGCCCACCAGCTTTACCAACAACCAGCGGCCCAAAGCTGAACGCCTTGGGCTTTGCGATTTCTACCTGATAAAAAACTTCCAGCTTTTTTGATTAACACAAAAAGTTAGAAAGGATCGAGCTTTGCGATATGATCTGGTGTCAGAAGTCAATTCTTAAATTTTTCCAAAATTTAAGCCTGAGTTAAGGGCTGCCATCGTTAGGAGGTACAAGGTGATTAGAGTCGCGATCAATGGTTTTGGGCGTATTGGGCGCAGTTTTGCGCGTTGCTGGCTGGGTCGAGAAAACAGTGAGCTAGAGCTAGTAGCAATTAATGACACTTCCGATCCAAAAACTAATGCCCACCTGCTGAGATACGATTCCATGATGGGAACGTTGAAGGGTGTGGACATCAGTACGGATGAAAATTCGATTATTCTCAATGGCAA
It includes:
- the nadD gene encoding nicotinate (nicotinamide) nucleotide adenylyltransferase, with the protein product MIFFHPLAVLGYRSVFPTIFLRPMWGETHKDLPRLPLCMEKIAILGGTFDPVHCGHLLMAETAVSQFGIDRVIWVPDRVPPHKSRPDLASFQQRRAMLALAIADRPDFQIAPPEANQSVSSFAIDTLLYLQQMYPGDRLHWIIGSDAFKTIPKWHRSAEIGRLCHWLVGPRPSQGDRQTEASRDIGATLTFEWGESPRDVPIDAGGRRMQVETNAVGIEVAAQMALLGVEIRWEVLSMRAIDLSSSHIRHLAAENRDLRYLIPELVRGYLAAHQLYQQPAAQS